From a single Octopus sinensis linkage group LG5, ASM634580v1, whole genome shotgun sequence genomic region:
- the LOC115212245 gene encoding microtubule-associated protein RP/EB family member 1-like produces MAWKAITVLPNVRNTSKKELMDFLQRYINPQLERIEDLGSGFDLCFGMFLLFPNSIKVSEIRFGKNLSVSSRHNNFKRLQSAFNTVGVEKNFPMENMMRGNFQANYYFGQWFKGFFEANYSGEPYDVNKLRQMCCNRAASKDRFTKDIRGGECRLAAEAKRMPKYIKQRAAIISPTTSSPPPQSPHHTSNSPPPSRLQSAVSILTKANLVDTLSQTDETYCGILNSIYSFEQEADEQKELRSDLLREKAELEQAVRELQKEKEKLSTNYEHSNREKRYFYDKLREIEKLCLEEPIDSLRMSIKTVLYQQGIPL; encoded by the coding sequence ATGGCTTGGAAAGCTATTACAGTATTACCAAATGTCCGAAATACTAGTAAAAAGGAATTGATGGACTTCCTCCAACGGTACATTAACCCTCAACTTGAGCGCATTGAAGACCTTGGCAGCGGATTCGATTTATGTTTCGGGATGTTTTTACTTTTTCCTAATTCTATTAAAGTTTCCGAAATCAGGTTCGGTAAGAACCTAAGTGTTAGCTCGAGACATAATAATTTTAAACGGCTCCAAAGTGCATTCAATACTGTTGGTGTAGAAAAGAATTTCCCAATGGAAAATATGATGCGGGGAAACTTCCAAGCTAACTACTATTTTGGACAATGGTTTAAGGGGTTTTTTGAGGCTAACTACAGTGGCGAACCTTACGACGTAAATAAGCTACGCCAAATGTGCTGCAACCGAGCAGCATCAAAAGATCGATTCACCAAGGACATACGCGGAGGAGAATGCAGGTTAGCAGCAGAAGCCAAGAGAATGCCAAAGTACATCAAACAAAGAGCAGCTATTATCTCTCCTACTACATCTTCTCCTCCACCTCAATCTCCTCATCATACTTctaattctcctcctccttcaaggCTACAAAGTGCTGTGAGCATATTAACTAAGGCCAATTTGGTAGATACTTTGTCGCAGACTGACGAAACTTATTGCGGGATTCTTAACAGCATTTACAGCTTCGAACAAGAAGCAGATGAACAAAAAGAACTTCGATCTGATTTATTACGAGAGAAAGCAGAGCTTGAACAAGCAGTTAGGGAACttcagaaagaaaaggaaaagttgtCCACTAATTACGAACATTCGAATCGGGAAAAGAGGTATTTCTATGATAAATTACGTGAAATCGAAAAGTTATGCCTCGAGGAACCGATAGACAGCTTGAGAATGTCAATAAAAACAGTCTTATATCAACAAGGAATTCCTTTATAA